The Vibrio coralliilyticus genome segment GAGTAAGAAACTCTTTCACTTCTCCCATAAAAGAGACAATCTAATCAGACATATTGCACTGGTATGACATTGACCCGATATAAATGTCATTTATAGTAGTGCGCTAGATTTGCTGCTGAATAATAGAATAAACACTCAATGCTGCGCTGGATAACAAAGATGAAAACTATCCTCAGTGCGTCAAGCTTGATCGTCTCCACTGCCAGTTATGCTGCTCCCCATCCCGTGGAGTTGGCTCTCTACACTCAGGATTTTCCACCGTTACAAGTGGAAGTCGATGGTGTGGCAGAAGGATACGTGATCAAATTTGTCGAAGCTGTGGTACAAGATGCTGCTCGAACCCTCCCAATGACACTGCATCAGGTCCATTTTACGCCGTGGAAAAGGGCAATGCGAATTACGCAAACTCGTAAGAATGCTTTGCTTGTATCTGTGTCACGCACACCAATACGAGAAGATAAATTTCACTGGATTGGTGAAGTTTCGCCATATGAAGTCAGTATCTTTCGCCACATTAATGGTCCAAGCCTCAAAACAGATCAACTACAAGCACTCAAGGATTATCGCTTTGGTGCTCAAACAGAAGGGTCTTTTGAAGAGTTGATCCGGTCTTTGGGCTTTAAGCAGATCATTCCAGTGAACTACGGTAAGGACGCGATTCGTTTGTTGCGAGCTAATCGGGTTGACTACGCCCCTTTAGTGACGGTCAGCTATCCTTACCGAATGGCGCAATACGGCTTCGATCCGAGTAACTTTGTTGAAGTGATGAAAGTAAAACCATTGTGTAAAGCGTTGTGGTTGGTCACAGGTAAGCAAACGTCACCTGAAGTAGTGGAAGCGCTGAGGCAAAGCTTTGAAAAGTTGAAGGCTGAGGGAGAGCTGTCTTCATTGATTGAGGCCTACCAGCCTGAGAACCCGATTATGCTCCGCTATCAGGAGCTGGCATCAAAGTGATAAAAAGGGGCCTGATAACAGGCCCAAATGGATTTACAGCTCTTCGCCGTAGATGTCAAAAGAGAAGTACTTTTGCGCAATCTTGTCGTAAGTACCGTTGGCGCGGATAGCGGCTATCGCTTTATTGAATTTATCGGCTAACAGTTTGTCTTTCTGACGCAGTGCCAGAGCAGTCCCTTCACCGATGTAAGCTTTGTCGGTCACGGGCTTGCCGACAAATTCAAACCCCTGCCCAATGTCTTTATCCAAAAATGCCAAGGCAAGTTGATCAGAGTTACCAAAAGTCAGATCAAGTCGGCCGGTGGCCATATCAATATAGACTTCATCTTGACCTGTATAGCGTTTGATCTCGGCGACATCGCCGAATTTATCGGTCACATAGCGGTCATGAATCGTGCCACCTTGAACGCCTATAACTCTGTCTTTTAATCCTTTCTCCGAAATATCAATCTTAGTGCCCGTAGCAGTGACAAACCGAGCTGGTGTTTGGTAGTACTTGTTGGTAAATAGCACCCGCTTTTTACGTTCTTCTGTGATGCGCATCGAAGCCATGATCACATCCGACTTTCTCGCCAGCAGACTCGGGATGAGCGAGTCCCAGCTTTGAGCAACCCAAGTACAGTCTAATTTTGCTTCAGCACACAATGCATCGGCAATTTCGATATCGAACCCTGCTGGATTACCGTTTGGATCTTTGTAGTTAAACGGTGGGTAAGTGAAATCAGAGGCCAAGCGCACTTGTTTTGCAAAAGAGGGTGTAGACAGAAGAGTGGCTGCACAGGCAATCACACTAAGCACTTTGTTCATGGTTGAAATCCTTGTCTTTGTTTTTCGTTGATACTGGGTTTGATAAGTGGCTAATGATGGTAGCGACTTCTTGCATAGATTCTTGTGAACCAATCGTGATCCGTACACAGTGTTTCAAGCTCGGTTCATGGGCTTG includes the following:
- a CDS encoding substrate-binding periplasmic protein; this translates as MKTILSASSLIVSTASYAAPHPVELALYTQDFPPLQVEVDGVAEGYVIKFVEAVVQDAARTLPMTLHQVHFTPWKRAMRITQTRKNALLVSVSRTPIREDKFHWIGEVSPYEVSIFRHINGPSLKTDQLQALKDYRFGAQTEGSFEELIRSLGFKQIIPVNYGKDAIRLLRANRVDYAPLVTVSYPYRMAQYGFDPSNFVEVMKVKPLCKALWLVTGKQTSPEVVEALRQSFEKLKAEGELSSLIEAYQPENPIMLRYQELASK
- a CDS encoding ABC transporter substrate-binding protein; protein product: MNKVLSVIACAATLLSTPSFAKQVRLASDFTYPPFNYKDPNGNPAGFDIEIADALCAEAKLDCTWVAQSWDSLIPSLLARKSDVIMASMRITEERKKRVLFTNKYYQTPARFVTATGTKIDISEKGLKDRVIGVQGGTIHDRYVTDKFGDVAEIKRYTGQDEVYIDMATGRLDLTFGNSDQLALAFLDKDIGQGFEFVGKPVTDKAYIGEGTALALRQKDKLLADKFNKAIAAIRANGTYDKIAQKYFSFDIYGEEL